A stretch of the Coleofasciculus sp. FACHB-1120 genome encodes the following:
- a CDS encoding NAD(P)H-dependent oxidoreductase — translation MAYTPKILAFAGSTRTDSYNKKLVQVAANGARTAGAEVTYVDLRDLPMPLYDEDLEKSEGMPENARKFKQLMIEHQGLLIASPEYNSSITAVLKNVIDWASRPTAPDEPPLVAFADKVAAIMSTSPGGLGGLRCLVHLRSILGNIRVIVLPDQIAVPKAFEIFNPDGTMKDPKQQESIEKLGEKVATVVAKLHG, via the coding sequence ATGGCTTACACCCCTAAAATCTTGGCATTTGCAGGTAGCACCCGCACTGATTCGTACAATAAAAAGCTGGTACAAGTTGCTGCGAACGGAGCGCGGACAGCGGGAGCTGAGGTGACATACGTGGATTTGCGCGACCTGCCGATGCCGCTATACGATGAGGATCTCGAAAAGAGCGAGGGAATGCCTGAAAATGCGCGCAAGTTTAAACAGCTGATGATCGAACATCAGGGACTTCTCATCGCTTCTCCGGAGTACAACAGCTCCATTACAGCTGTTTTGAAAAATGTCATTGATTGGGCGTCACGTCCAACAGCCCCGGATGAACCCCCGCTCGTGGCTTTTGCAGACAAAGTAGCGGCGATTATGAGTACCTCACCGGGAGGATTGGGCGGTTTACGCTGTTTAGTCCACCTGCGCTCGATCCTGGGGAATATCAGAGTCATCGTTCTTCCCGATCAGATCGCGGTGCCTAAAGCTTTTGAAATATTTAATCCCGACGGTACGATGAAAGACCCCAAACAGCAAGAGTCCATCGAGAAGTTAGGAGAAAAAGTCGCTACTGTCGTGGCGAAGTTGCACGGGTGA
- a CDS encoding MgtC/SapB family protein: protein MSQTYVLSPNDGLGILLRLCLALLVGAAIGLERQLKNKPAGLRTHMLVSLGSAFFVLVPLQIGTAQESAEALGRVIQGVTAGVGFLGAGEILRESQHESTTGVKVRGLTSAAATWVSAALGIAAGCGLWQMSLIGALLCLVVLRAFKRLEPHK, encoded by the coding sequence TTGTCACAAACCTACGTGCTTTCTCCCAATGATGGTTTAGGCATTCTCTTAAGGCTATGCCTAGCCCTATTAGTTGGGGCAGCTATCGGCTTAGAGCGCCAACTCAAGAACAAGCCAGCGGGTTTGAGAACCCATATGCTCGTAAGTTTGGGTTCAGCATTCTTCGTTCTCGTGCCCCTCCAGATAGGTACGGCGCAAGAGAGCGCTGAGGCTCTTGGCAGAGTCATTCAGGGCGTTACAGCCGGGGTTGGTTTTTTAGGCGCTGGAGAAATTTTACGCGAGTCTCAGCACGAATCAACAACAGGTGTTAAAGTTCGCGGACTCACCTCGGCTGCGGCTACTTGGGTTTCTGCTGCTTTGGGAATTGCGGCTGGGTGTGGGTTATGGCAAATGAGTTTAATTGGCGCTTTGCTGTGCTTGGTGGTTCTAAGAGCTTTTAAAAGGTTAGAGCCTCATAAGTAG
- a CDS encoding TIGR04168 family protein gives MSNPRNPEKPTKIAVVGDIHDQWDSDDEMALKHLGVDLVLFVGDFGNESVEVVQAIASLDLPKAAIMGNHDAWYSASDWGRSRCPYDRDKEDRVQQQLDLLGETHVGYGSLDFPALDLTVVGSRPFSWGGEVWKNAQFYEERYGVKNFEESTARIVSAAQSAGSETVIFMGHNGPVGLGDRPEDPCGKDWHPIGGDYGDPDFADAIAQTRDAGKTIPLVTFGHMHHTMRHTKIQLRTPVYVSSEGTVYLNSASVPRIIQTETNRLHNFSLVSLQGGVVSQVSLVWVGQDFTIASEQVLVRSHQASDPTSSKLVVTNSTTLI, from the coding sequence ATGAGCAATCCGAGGAACCCAGAAAAACCCACCAAAATTGCGGTTGTTGGCGATATTCACGACCAGTGGGACAGTGATGATGAAATGGCCCTGAAGCATCTGGGTGTTGACCTAGTGCTGTTTGTCGGGGATTTTGGCAATGAGTCGGTGGAGGTGGTACAAGCGATCGCGTCTCTCGATCTTCCCAAAGCGGCAATAATGGGCAACCACGACGCTTGGTACAGCGCTTCAGATTGGGGCAGAAGTCGGTGTCCCTACGACCGCGACAAAGAAGACCGAGTGCAACAACAGCTGGATTTGCTGGGAGAAACTCATGTCGGCTACGGTTCGCTTGATTTTCCAGCACTGGATTTAACAGTAGTTGGAAGCCGTCCTTTTAGCTGGGGTGGAGAAGTCTGGAAAAATGCCCAGTTCTATGAAGAACGGTACGGAGTGAAGAATTTTGAGGAGTCAACCGCCCGAATTGTCTCAGCGGCTCAGAGTGCTGGTTCTGAAACGGTTATTTTTATGGGTCACAATGGCCCTGTTGGGTTAGGCGATCGCCCAGAAGATCCGTGTGGCAAAGACTGGCATCCCATCGGTGGCGACTATGGCGATCCGGATTTTGCAGATGCGATCGCCCAAACTCGCGACGCAGGGAAAACCATTCCCCTCGTCACTTTTGGTCATATGCACCATACTATGCGCCACACCAAAATCCAGTTGCGAACCCCAGTTTATGTCAGCTCAGAGGGAACCGTTTACTTAAATTCAGCCAGCGTACCTCGGATTATCCAAACGGAAACAAACCGCCTGCATAATTTCTCTCTTGTCTCGCTGCAAGGCGGTGTCGTCTCCCAAGTCTCCCTAGTTTGGGTTGGTCAAGACTTCACCATTGCATCCGAGCAGGTTCTGGTGCGATCTCACCAAGCCAGCGATCCAACCAGTTCTAAGTTAGTAGTAACAAATTCCACAACCTTGATATGA
- the nadA gene encoding quinolinate synthase NadA: protein MFTTTLPQRNFTQTAAFPHDLFEAINALKKELNAVILAHYYQDSDIQDVADYIGDSLELSRKAASTNADVIVFAGVHFMAETAKILNPDKLVLLPDLNAGCSLADSCPADAFAKFKAAHPGHIVVSYINCSAEIKAMSDIICTSSNAVKLVLQIPEDQPIIFAPDRNLGRYVMEQSGRDLVLWQGSCMVHETFSEKKIVQLKIEHREAEVIAHPECETSVLRHADYIGSTSALLKYSQASSTQVFIVATEPGIIHQMQKQAPNKHFIPAPPMNDCACNECPHMRLNTLEKLYLAMKNRAPEITLPEETRVAALRPIQRMLEMSA, encoded by the coding sequence GTGTTTACTACTACACTCCCTCAACGTAATTTTACTCAGACAGCAGCATTCCCTCACGATTTATTTGAGGCAATTAACGCCCTCAAAAAAGAGTTAAATGCTGTTATTCTTGCCCATTACTATCAAGATTCTGATATTCAAGATGTAGCAGATTATATCGGAGATTCTCTAGAGCTTTCCCGGAAAGCCGCCAGCACAAATGCCGATGTCATCGTCTTTGCAGGGGTTCACTTTATGGCGGAAACTGCCAAAATTCTCAACCCTGATAAGTTGGTACTCTTACCCGATCTCAACGCCGGTTGCTCGTTGGCAGATAGTTGTCCTGCGGATGCTTTTGCTAAATTTAAGGCAGCTCACCCCGGTCATATAGTCGTTTCTTATATCAATTGCTCTGCCGAAATTAAGGCGATGAGCGACATTATTTGCACCAGTTCCAACGCAGTTAAACTGGTTCTCCAGATTCCAGAAGACCAGCCGATTATATTTGCCCCCGACCGAAATCTGGGACGATATGTAATGGAACAATCAGGGCGAGATTTGGTGCTGTGGCAAGGTAGCTGTATGGTGCATGAAACATTCTCTGAAAAGAAGATTGTTCAGCTAAAAATTGAACATCGAGAAGCTGAAGTCATTGCCCATCCAGAGTGCGAAACGTCAGTGTTGCGCCATGCCGATTACATCGGTTCTACTTCAGCGCTGTTGAAATATTCTCAAGCAAGTTCCACTCAGGTATTTATTGTGGCGACTGAGCCGGGAATTATTCATCAAATGCAGAAGCAGGCACCAAACAAGCACTTTATTCCTGCACCGCCAATGAACGACTGTGCTTGCAATGAGTGTCCTCATATGCGGTTAAATACTCTGGAGAAGCTGTATTTAGCGATGAAAAATCGGGCACCAGAAATTACTTTGCCAGAAGAAACG